One stretch of Bacillota bacterium DNA includes these proteins:
- a CDS encoding type II toxin-antitoxin system PemK/MazF family toxin, with the protein MGRFVKGDVVVIPFPFSDLSSSKRRPALVLAGLKGNDIILCQITSKEVKDDYAIPLLTREFQEGNLNQDSNIRPNRLFTADESIVVYKAGTINNNKIGIVIDKTIEILTK; encoded by the coding sequence ATGGGCAGATTTGTAAAAGGTGACGTTGTGGTAATTCCATTTCCGTTTTCCGACTTATCTAGCAGTAAACGCAGGCCGGCTTTAGTTTTGGCTGGATTAAAAGGTAACGATATTATTCTTTGTCAAATAACAAGTAAGGAAGTAAAAGATGATTATGCGATACCTTTACTAACCCGGGAATTTCAAGAAGGTAATTTAAATCAAGACAGTAATATAAGGCCGAATAGATTGTTTACAGCGGACGAAAGTATTGTTGTTTATAAGGCTGGTACAATAAACAACAACAAAATAGGTATCGTTATTGATAAAACTATCGAAATATTAACAAAATGA
- a CDS encoding type II toxin-antitoxin system VapC family toxin encodes MHNNNPVVIYWDASAVLSALFKDKHSEEAINWSRREGVHLISSLSCAEVYAVISRIRREVLLADVLINAGYESLEEGPWRRLYLMPDWSKFKSLSQKWPLRGADLWHLATAKTLQKRIPELYLLTFDNRLMVAAMGEGLHGGVIS; translated from the coding sequence GTGCATAACAATAATCCCGTTGTCATATATTGGGATGCTTCAGCCGTTTTATCCGCGCTTTTCAAGGATAAACACAGTGAAGAGGCGATAAACTGGTCGCGCCGGGAAGGTGTTCATCTTATTTCTTCTCTTTCCTGCGCCGAGGTTTATGCGGTTATATCCCGCATAAGGCGCGAAGTTCTTCTGGCTGATGTGCTTATAAACGCCGGTTATGAATCCTTGGAAGAAGGTCCCTGGAGGCGTTTATACTTAATGCCGGATTGGAGTAAGTTTAAATCCTTATCTCAGAAATGGCCGCTACGGGGCGCCGACTTATGGCACCTGGCCACTGCAAAAACGTTACAAAAAAGGATCCCGGAACTTTATTTGTTGACTTTTGATAATAGATTGATGGTTGCGGCAATGGGCGAAGGTTTACATGGAGGCGTGATTTCTTGA
- a CDS encoding type II toxin-antitoxin system prevent-host-death family antitoxin: MRPISIGIRDAKINLSKLLKEVQKGAEVIITDRNKPVGRIVPVSTEENLPLAERIASLEREGLIQPAKKKKARSLPPPLPLPGELARKMLEEDRG; this comes from the coding sequence ATGAGACCTATAAGCATTGGTATCCGTGACGCAAAAATAAACCTTAGCAAATTGCTTAAGGAGGTTCAAAAAGGGGCAGAAGTTATTATTACCGACCGGAATAAGCCTGTGGGCCGAATCGTTCCGGTTTCTACAGAAGAGAACCTTCCTCTTGCCGAGCGCATAGCAAGCTTGGAGCGAGAGGGCTTGATCCAACCTGCTAAAAAGAAAAAGGCGAGAAGTTTACCTCCTCCTTTGCCCCTACCGGGTGAATTGGCCCGTAAAATGTTGGAGGAGGACAGAGGTTAG
- a CDS encoding PadR family transcriptional regulator produces the protein MEAKVIRKLFLGFIQVHILFHASQEPFFGVWMLEELQRHGYRLSAGTLYPILHDLEAGGLLKREERVVEGRMRKYYTITAKGSEVLEEAKQKARELFKEIGG, from the coding sequence ATGGAAGCAAAAGTTATCCGTAAGTTGTTTCTGGGATTTATCCAGGTTCATATCCTGTTCCATGCCAGCCAGGAACCTTTTTTCGGGGTGTGGATGCTTGAAGAGTTGCAGCGGCACGGCTACCGGCTCAGCGCGGGGACGCTCTATCCCATCCTGCATGACCTGGAGGCAGGGGGCCTGCTAAAAAGGGAAGAGCGGGTGGTTGAGGGCCGGATGAGGAAATACTACACCATTACCGCAAAGGGGAGCGAGGTCCTGGAGGAAGCAAAGCAGAAGGCCCGGGAGCTTTTCAAGGAGATCGGCGGTTAG
- a CDS encoding ABC transporter ATP-binding protein, with protein sequence MFCLRGVRYRDILDIERLEIPEGKVTCIVGESGSGKTTLLRLLNKLISYDNGEIVYKGRSLKDIDSVELRRRVIMLPQTPVIFPGTVRDNLLIGLVFSEKPLVGEEKLLEIMEMVHLDKNFDEDAEKLSGGEKQRLALGRVLLMDPEAFLLDEPSSALDEDTEEVVIGGLVKYARERGKTVVMVTHSKQVARSFSDKIVEVNHGRVVSCWEGSR encoded by the coding sequence TTGTTTTGCTTGCGTGGAGTCAGATACCGGGACATTCTGGACATTGAAAGACTGGAAATCCCGGAGGGAAAAGTAACCTGCATTGTCGGGGAAAGCGGCAGCGGAAAGACAACCCTACTGCGGCTGTTGAACAAGCTGATAAGCTACGATAACGGGGAAATAGTTTACAAGGGCCGCTCCCTGAAGGACATCGATTCCGTTGAATTGAGGCGAAGGGTTATCATGCTTCCCCAGACACCTGTCATCTTTCCGGGGACGGTACGGGACAACCTGCTGATCGGACTGGTATTTTCCGAAAAGCCGTTGGTGGGGGAGGAAAAGCTCCTGGAAATTATGGAAATGGTTCATTTAGACAAGAACTTCGATGAGGACGCCGAAAAACTGTCGGGTGGGGAGAAGCAGAGACTGGCGCTGGGGCGGGTGCTCCTGATGGACCCGGAGGCCTTTTTGCTCGATGAGCCATCCTCTGCCCTGGACGAGGATACGGAAGAGGTGGTCATCGGAGGCCTGGTGAAATACGCCAGGGAAAGGGGCAAAACAGTGGTCATGGTCACCCATTCGAAACAGGTTGCCCGGTCTTTCTCCGATAAAATCGTCGAGGTCAACCACGGGAGAGTGGTAAGTTGCTGGGAGGGGAGCCGGTGA
- the fetB gene encoding iron export ABC transporter permease subunit FetB — protein sequence MKDIIELQMWQVAVAYIFIVILLFIVRTRGIPREKEILVASLRMTLQLVLTGYILAYIFTNSHPLYTLLAISVMEAFAIYNIYKRVKTPLSPRLREIIAVSMVTGTLASLFYFLLVVVRISPWYDPRYVITIAGMLIGNSMTGISLGVSRLVDSIRIQQHLVEAALMLGATPGAASKQIVNASFDAAILPTINSMVGMGIVFLPGMMTGQILSGVSPLTAIEYQIAIMLGILGSVALTVVMFVQLGYKTFFNEECQLELQ from the coding sequence GTGAAGGATATCATCGAGTTGCAAATGTGGCAGGTGGCGGTCGCCTATATATTTATTGTGATCCTGTTGTTCATCGTGAGAACCAGGGGCATCCCGAGAGAAAAGGAGATTCTGGTTGCCAGCCTGCGCATGACCCTGCAGCTGGTATTGACAGGGTACATCCTTGCCTACATTTTCACCAACAGCCATCCCCTGTACACACTCCTTGCCATCTCCGTCATGGAGGCCTTTGCCATTTACAATATCTACAAGAGGGTGAAGACCCCCCTTTCACCCCGGCTCAGGGAGATCATAGCCGTGTCCATGGTTACCGGTACCCTGGCCAGCCTCTTTTATTTTCTGCTGGTGGTCGTCCGCATCTCCCCCTGGTATGACCCCAGATATGTGATCACCATTGCCGGCATGCTCATCGGGAACTCTATGACAGGGATTTCCCTGGGGGTAAGCCGTCTGGTGGACAGTATACGAATCCAGCAGCACCTGGTTGAGGCCGCTCTCATGCTCGGGGCCACCCCGGGGGCAGCCTCAAAGCAAATCGTCAATGCCTCCTTTGATGCAGCCATTCTTCCCACCATCAACTCCATGGTGGGGATGGGGATCGTTTTTCTGCCAGGCATGATGACAGGCCAGATCCTGTCGGGGGTTTCCCCCTTAACTGCCATTGAATACCAGATCGCGATCATGCTGGGGATCCTGGGGAGTGTCGCCCTGACGGTGGTTATGTTCGTCCAGCTGGGATATAAGACCTTTTTCAACGAAGAGTGCCAGCTTGAGCTTCAATAA